A genomic stretch from Candidatus Cloacimonadota bacterium includes:
- the cas1 gene encoding CRISPR-associated endonuclease Cas1: protein MQLFLKSYGTYLHKVGELFEMRIDEKKQRISPKRISSIIVANAAQITTDAIQLAMEYNIDIVFIDQYGDPYGRIWYPKLGSTTYIRRKLLEIYDKDEGLEAVKIWIGRKIQNQISFLRQLVKKRNQPLVGIHQKIEEMVNQKKKLTGISGVIEERRFNVLGTEGNVSRLYFDAISLLLPRKYKFHGRSFRPAKDQFNAVLNYGYGMLYSKVEKALIIAGLDPYIGILHTDNYNKKSLVFDMIEPYRILVERPIFYQFSRRKINDCYFTVEKQGFQLNDEGKQYIVPIILEEFDQIIRYKNRNLKQIDMIQADAHAFANYLIGKRKDF from the coding sequence ATGCAACTCTTCTTAAAATCATACGGCACTTACCTTCATAAAGTTGGCGAACTCTTTGAGATGAGAATCGATGAGAAGAAGCAGAGAATATCGCCCAAAAGAATATCCTCGATCATCGTGGCAAATGCTGCACAAATAACTACCGACGCTATTCAACTCGCAATGGAATATAATATCGATATCGTGTTTATTGACCAATATGGAGATCCCTATGGAAGGATATGGTATCCAAAACTCGGAAGTACAACCTATATCAGAAGAAAACTGCTTGAAATTTATGATAAAGATGAAGGATTGGAAGCAGTAAAAATATGGATAGGTCGTAAGATACAAAATCAGATATCTTTTTTAAGACAATTAGTCAAAAAAAGAAATCAGCCACTTGTGGGCATTCATCAGAAAATCGAAGAGATGGTAAATCAAAAAAAGAAATTAACAGGGATCTCAGGTGTGATTGAAGAACGAAGGTTTAATGTATTGGGAACAGAAGGTAACGTCTCTCGTCTATATTTTGACGCAATCTCATTACTCCTTCCAAGGAAATACAAGTTCCATGGCAGGAGCTTTCGTCCTGCAAAAGATCAATTTAATGCAGTTCTGAATTATGGATATGGTATGCTTTACAGCAAGGTTGAGAAGGCGTTGATCATTGCTGGACTCGATCCTTATATAGGAATTCTTCATACTGATAATTATAACAAAAAATCATTGGTTTTTGATATGATAGAACCGTACAGAATATTGGTTGAAAGACCGATCTTTTATCAATTTTCCAGAAGAAAAATCAATGATTGTTATTTTACCGTGGAAAAACAAGGATTTCAACTAAATGATGAAGGAAAACAGTATATTGTTCCCATCATTCTAGAGGAATTCGATCAAATCATCAGATATAAAAACCGTAATCTAAAACAAATTGATATGATACAAGCTGATGCCCACGCATTTGCTAATTATTTGATTG